The following nucleotide sequence is from Saccharothrix texasensis.
CAGGTAGCCGCCGGTGACGTAGCCCGTGAACGCGCCGCTGATGAGCAGCGCCAGGTAGCCGCCGGTGCCGACCACGCTGAGGCCGCGTTCGGTCCGGAGGAACGTCGGCACCCAACCGGCCAGGGTGTAGTAGCCGCCCTGGACGCCGGTGGCGAGCAGCGATGCGAACAGCGTGGTGCGGCCGAGCTCGCCCTGGAACACGGCCTTGACGCTGCCCTTGACCGGGCTGGTCTCCAGCGTCCGCTCGACCCGGGGCGCGTCCTTGACGTTGCGGCGCACGTAGAAGATCAGGACGGCGGGGAGCGCGCCGGTCCAGAACAGCACGCGCCAGGCGATGTCCTGCGGCAGGAAGCTGAACACCGTGGTGTAGACGATCACGCTCAGGCCCCAGCCGACGGCCCACGAGCTCTGGATGAACGCGACCGTGCGGCCCCGGTACCGGGGCTTGCAGTACTCGGCGACGAGGATCGCGCCCGCCGCCCACTCACCGCCGAAGCCGAGGCCTTGCAGGGCGCGGAAGACGAGCAGCATCTCGTAGCTGGTGGCGAAGCCGCACAGGACCGTGAAGACGGCGTAGGTGACGACCGTGATCATCAGGGTGCGGACGCGGCCGATGCGGTCCGCGAGGATGCCCGCGACCGCGCCGCCGACGGCGGAGACGACCAGGGTGACGGTGGTGAGCAGGCCCGCTTCGCCCGTGGTGAGGCCGAAGTAGGCGGTGATGGCGAACAGGCTCAGGGGCAGCACCTGGAAGTCGTAGGCGTCCAGGCCGTAGCCGCCGAACGCGCCGACGAAGGCGCGCTTGCCGTTGCGGCCCAGCGTGTGGAACCAGGCGAACGGACCTCGGGCGTCCTTGGTGGTGTCCAGCTCGGGGGTGCTCATGGGGGTCACCTCGCAGCGGTGAGGATGTGTCGTGGCCCACACGGTAGGGGATTGTTGAACAATCCCACTAGAGGGCAATGGGACGAATCAACACGTCACTCTTTCGGTGGACTTCGGACCCGCACCACCCTCCCGGCGCGCACGACGACGGGGGCCCGCCGAGATGGCGAGCCCCCGTCGTGGGCGATGCGGTTCAGGCGGGTTGCGACGAAGCCGCGTACAGCTTCTCCCGGTCGCGCTCGTCGTCGGTGATCTCGATCCGCTTCACGGCGTAGCGCAGCATCGGAGGCGCCATCAGGGACGTCACGACCGCCACGAGCACGATGATGGTGTACCCGGCGGTGGTGAGCACGCCCAGGCGCAGGCCCACCATCGCCACGATCACCTCGATCACGCCGCGCGCGTTCAGCCCGGCGCCCAGGGCCAGGCCCTCCCAGTGGTTGAGCTTGCCCAGCCGCGCGCCCAGGTACGCGCCCACGAACTTGCCCAGGATCGCGATGACCAGCACCACCACCGCCGACAGCAGCACCTCGGGCTCGGCCAGCAGCGTCAGGTCCATCCGCAGGCCGGCCGTGGCGAAGAAGATCGGCGCGAGCACGCCCATCACGAACGTCCGCAGCGGTGCGATCTTCGTCCGGTCGAGGATGCCCGACGTGCTGATCAGGATGCCGCACAGGAACGTGCCGAAGATCGGCTCCAGGCCCAGGGCGTGGGTGCCCGCCGCGCACGCCAGCAGCATCACGACCACGATCGCGATCGTCACCGCCGGGTCGGCGGACTTGTTCGCCAGGGTCAGGCCCGCCTTCACGGCCGGGCGGCCGACCAGGTAGGTCAGCACCAGCACGGCCACCAGGCTGCCGACGGTCAGGGCGATGTTCCCGGCGCGCAGGCCGGTGGTGGCCATCGCGGACACCACCGACAGCAGCGACCAGCCCACGATGTCGTCCACGGCGGCCGCGCCGATGGTCAGCTGGCCGATGTTGCGGTGCAGGATCCGCAGCTCCACCAGCGTCTTGGCGATCACGGGGATGGCGCTCACGCACATCGCCACGCCGAGGAACAGCGCGAACGCCAGGTCGCCCTTGCCGCCGGACAGCAGCGCCGAGGGCAGCACCATGCCGACGCCGACGCCGAGGACCAAGGGGATGAGCAGGCCGCCGAGGCTGACGTAGATCGCGGTCCTGCCCTTGCTGCGCACCAGCTTCATGTCGATGTGCATGCCGGTGAAGCCGACCAGCAGCAGCACGCCGAGCTGGCCGACCGCGTCGAGCAGGTGGATCTGCTCGGCGTCGGCCGGGAACAGCCAAGCCGACAAGGGCGGCACCACGTGCGCGAGCAACGAGGGACCCAGGAGCACGCCCGCGGCCAGTTCACCGACCACGGCCGGCAGGTTGAACCGGGTGGCGAGCTTGCCGAGCGCGAACGCCACCCCGAGCAGGACGGTGAGCTGGAGCAGGAAAACCAGCATCGGGTGGGCGCCGATGGGACTCGGGGGTGCGGCGGCCAGAATCATCAGGGCTCTCCTCAGGGCGACATCCGTCCTGGAAGAGGTACTCGGCCGAGGTGGGGAACTGAAGAGCGGGCGCGTTCGGGACGCCGTATCGGTCAGCGGAGCGTCAGCCGCAGGTCAGCGCGCTGTAGCGGCCTTCAGGCGTGACCGGCGCCCTTGTGCCGGTCGTAGCCCGGGTGGAACTTGCGCACGAGCCGGAACGTTTCGGCGAAATCGAGTTGACCCGACGTGGGCTGGTGGCCGATGAACGTGTAGGTCAACCGCGAACCGAGCGCGGGGAAGAAGATGCGGGACGCGGTGCCGATCTCGCCCATGGCGATCACGATCATTTCCGAGTCGTCCCCGGAATCCACCAACAACGACGCCAACACCTTCAGGTCGGCGCTGTCGGTCGCCATCGTGGAAATCTTCACGATATCCGCGCCCGCCGCTCGCGCGTCGCGTGCGATCGCGCGGAGGTCGTCGATTCCTGGCGTGCGGTCGAAATTGTGGTGCGAAACGATCGCCAACGCGTCGTGCGCGTGCGCGGCGGCGATCACGTCGGCCAGGATCTCCCGGGACGACAGCTCGACGTCCACGGCGTCCACCAGGGGGGCGACCTCGCGGAACAGTTCGAGGCGCGCCGCCTCGCCGCTGCGCCAGCCGCCGCCCTCGGCGGCCGAGCGCACGGTGGCCAGCACCGGCAGGCCGTCGAACGCGCGGAC
It contains:
- a CDS encoding MFS transporter, translating into MSTPELDTTKDARGPFAWFHTLGRNGKRAFVGAFGGYGLDAYDFQVLPLSLFAITAYFGLTTGEAGLLTTVTLVVSAVGGAVAGILADRIGRVRTLMITVVTYAVFTVLCGFATSYEMLLVFRALQGLGFGGEWAAGAILVAEYCKPRYRGRTVAFIQSSWAVGWGLSVIVYTTVFSFLPQDIAWRVLFWTGALPAVLIFYVRRNVKDAPRVERTLETSPVKGSVKAVFQGELGRTTLFASLLATGVQGGYYTLAGWVPTFLRTERGLSVVGTGGYLALLISGAFTGYVTGGYLTDRLGRKRTFTLFAVLSAILIVLFTTIPAGANGVILLLTFPLGFTTSAIFSGFGSYLAELYPTELRGTGQGFTYNFGRGVGAFFPALVGFLAGGMGVGGAMIFGAVAYGIAVVALLGLPETNGVELR
- a CDS encoding cation:proton antiporter, coding for MILAAAPPSPIGAHPMLVFLLQLTVLLGVAFALGKLATRFNLPAVVGELAAGVLLGPSLLAHVVPPLSAWLFPADAEQIHLLDAVGQLGVLLLVGFTGMHIDMKLVRSKGRTAIYVSLGGLLIPLVLGVGVGMVLPSALLSGGKGDLAFALFLGVAMCVSAIPVIAKTLVELRILHRNIGQLTIGAAAVDDIVGWSLLSVVSAMATTGLRAGNIALTVGSLVAVLVLTYLVGRPAVKAGLTLANKSADPAVTIAIVVVMLLACAAGTHALGLEPIFGTFLCGILISTSGILDRTKIAPLRTFVMGVLAPIFFATAGLRMDLTLLAEPEVLLSAVVVLVIAILGKFVGAYLGARLGKLNHWEGLALGAGLNARGVIEVIVAMVGLRLGVLTTAGYTIIVLVAVVTSLMAPPMLRYAVKRIEITDDERDREKLYAASSQPA
- a CDS encoding type I 3-dehydroquinate dehydratase, translated to MNKLRALLELDLPLIAVSFSDEDSERAAAEARSLGVDVAELRIDRFSLTGRGHVLDQVRAFDGLPVLATVRSAAEGGGWRSGEAARLELFREVAPLVDAVDVELSSREILADVIAAAHAHDALAIVSHHNFDRTPGIDDLRAIARDARAAGADIVKISTMATDSADLKVLASLLVDSGDDSEMIVIAMGEIGTASRIFFPALGSRLTYTFIGHQPTSGQLDFAETFRLVRKFHPGYDRHKGAGHA